One genomic segment of Brassica napus cultivar Da-Ae chromosome A3, Da-Ae, whole genome shotgun sequence includes these proteins:
- the LOC106438097 gene encoding protein RALF-like 36: protein MVISKKTIVKSLALVAIICIVMSTAEATNIGNGAMGTDRKGCAPGACEGQANPYTPGCENGEKCRGG from the coding sequence ATGGTTATATCCAAGAAAACAATTGTTAAATCACTGGCTCTTGTAGCCATTATATGTATTGTTATGAGCACAGCTGAAGCTACAAATATAGGGAATGGAGCTATGGGCACAGACCGCAAGGGTTGTGCCCCGGGAGCATGTGAAGGTCAGGCTAACCCATACACACCAGGTTGTGAAAATGGCGAAAAATGTCGTGGGGGTTGA